One Ferribacterium limneticum genomic window, TGCGCGACTGGCTAGCACGATAGGTTCGATGGACTGGCTGGCGGTCAGCAAGGCTACTGTGTCCGCTCTGGCTTGGGCGACGGCTTCGCTGGAAAGTTGCTTGCGGGCTGTATTCAGGCTGCTGACTGCCGATGTGGCCAGCGCATAAGTGCCAGAGATTGCATTATCGATGGCGAGATCAGATGACTGGCTATTCTCCAGCAGACCATTTCTCAATGGGGTAACCGCATCCAGAACCGTTCGGACCTGCGCGCTGGTCGGCTGAGCGGGAAGCTGAGAAAGTTTGCTCTCGATGTTCTGGTTCAACAGACTCAACTTGCCGACGAATAAGTCGAAGCCGCTGTCGGCGAGCGCCGTCCGGAATGCGTCGAGTGTGGCCTGGTTGGCCGTGATGGCGGAAGGAATGGTTTGCGACAGCGCGCTGTAGCTCTCCTTGCTGGCGGTGGCTGTATCGAAAATGCCTTCCAGTTGAACCAGGCTTTGTCCAGCACGGAAGGCAGAATCGTACAGGGCGACGGCGGCCAGGAAAATGCGGTCGTAAAGTGCCAGGGCGTTGGCCGCTTCGGCCTGCAGTGCCGACAAAGTACTGGTTGTCGGTATCTGTGCCTGCGCGAGGGTTGTTTGCAGTGCGCGCAAACTAAGGGTCGAGCCTTGCAGTGCCTGCTCCGGATTGCCGGGCTGGGTGTCCGGGAGCATGCCGAATAGTGATCCGATGAAACCGGGGGCATTGGTAATGCGCGTTGTCGCATTTGCAGTATTGGTCAGCACTTGTTCGGCAATACGGGAAAACGGGGCAGGCCACGGGTAGGTGTTCGTGCTTCGGGAATGCTGCTCGAGGCAGGTGCGGAGTTCGTTGGCAATGCGCTGCTCGACGGCGGCCATCAATTCCTGGCGGGTGATGGCGATGACGATATCGTTGTCTTCGGAGGTGCTGAGTTCGTTTGTGCGGTCATGGTTGTAGAAATAGTCGTTGCCGTCGGCATTGCGGGCATCCGGTACGCCGCGGGTGGCGATGATGACGGCGGCGATGTCGTTGCTGTTGCTGCCGGCCGGAACATCAAGACGAAGCGTGGTTGCTGTTTCGCTGTTGAGAACGGCGGCCGGGTTTTGGCCACCGAAGGCAGGGGAAAGGTGGTAGCGAAAGTTTCCGCCCTGAGGGTCGGTATTGTCTGGTAGATCGAGCGTTTTCCACGGGAGCAGGCCGCCGTAGCTGGCGCATTCATTGAGGACGAACAGCGGGGACATACCATCGCCGATCTGGTCGGGGCAAAGCAGCCTGCCCGGTCGCGTGGTGTCGTTTACGGCGTGGGCGATGACCGCTTCCTTGGCGCGCACCAGGCGTTGCATGACGGTATCGCGATCCTGGTTCTGGGTGTCGCCGAGATTGCTGCTGCGATAGAAGGCATAGCCTCCGGCCAGCAGGAGCATGACGAGCAGGGCGAGGAGTGCAACGCCCCTCTGCGCGGAGGGTGGGGCGCGGCGTTTCATTTTGTGCTGCCGCGTTTTATGTCGATGCGGCCGCTGCCGATCACGCTTTCGCGCTCGCCGGTGGCCGGGTTGAAGGTGTCGCCGACGGGCACACGTGGCGGCGGTGCGCTCCCGTCCCAGTTGGCTTCGCCGTTGATCCAGCGGATGCTGCGGCCAGCGCTGCTGCGGACTTCTCCGTTGATGGTCTGGCTGGCTTCGCTATCGGCATTGGGCTGGAAGCCGGGGTTGTGCTGGCGCTGGAGGTCGAGCCTGGCTCTTTGCTGCGGGTCGAGGAAGAGGCGGCCGAGCGGTGCTTCTTCGGCCTGACCGGGCTGGTTGGCGGAGCAAATCAGCAGGAGAGCGAGGAGGCGAATCCGGCTCATTTTTTGTCACTCGCCGGACGAATGGTCAGCCAATGCATTTCGCACTCGGCCCCGAATTGGGCCATGGCGGCGCGGCCATCGGCCTGGCGCGGCAAAGGCGAGAGCTTGCAGGCGCGTACGATAACCAGGGCCTTGGCATTTTTCTGAATGCGGGCGAGGAAATTGATCAGGTCTTCTTCATGCAGCAGGCGGAGTTGCAGGCGCAGCGGGCTGCTGAACCAGGCGTAGCTGGCGTCGCCTGCCTTGTCCAGGCTGGTCTGGGCGCCGAACTCGTAGCTCATGCCCGGGATGCGTAGCTCGCGCTGCGTTTCGCGGAGCATTTCCATCCAGTCGAGGCGCTTTTCGTCGCCGGTGATGCCGGAATTTTGCAGTTGCTGCAGGAGTTGCGTTCGCTCGCGGATTTCCTGTTCTTCGGTGCGGACCTGGCGCAGACGTTGTTCGATCTGGTTTTTGGTCGTCATTGCTGCGTTGCGTTCGTGCTCGGCCTTGCCGGCGTCGAGCTGGCTGCCCCAGACGAGCAGGCTGGCGACGGCGATCATGGCCAGCGCGGCGAGCAGGGGGAGCCAGAGTTTCGGGAGATCGCGGCTGGTCAGTTTCATGGCGCGACGTTCCGGACGATTTCGACGGCAAACTGCCGGGGCTGGGTTTCTTCATCGAGCCCGTCGCCGCCGCGCAGGGCCCGTCCTGATTCGATGTCGAAGGGGCGTTGCAGTACGTTGATGGTGTTGGCGGGATCGGTGCGCAGGGCGTCGACAAATTGATCGAAGACGGCCAGGGTTTGCCGGGTCGTTGCCCGCTCCAGATGGATGGAGCCGCGGACGGTGGTGATTTCCGGCTCGCTGCCAGGCACTCCCACGGTCAACCGGAAATTTTGCCCAAATTTCCAATCGATGCCTTCGAGAACGATGGCCGGCATGCGGTCGAGAACGCGGCTGACCATGCGGTAGCTCGGTGTCGGCTGGCGTTGCTGGGCCAGTAGCTCGCCGTAGCGGCCGGTCAGGCGGCGCAGCGTGTCGTTGTCCATGCCGAGTTGCGGGAAGGTCGCCGAGATTTCCTGGTAGCGCCGGGTGAAATCGGCTTCGCTGGCCGCCAGCGCCCGGGCTTCGGCGCGCAGCTCACTGGCCACGTAGGTTTCCTTGGCGGCGAACAGGACGCCGCCGAGCAGGGCGATCAGTCCGGCCGCGAAGAGGCCATGGCGGATTTGCGCCAGGCGGAAATGGTGGCGATGTGTTTCGCCGGCAAATTGCTGGGCGGGCGGCGCTGTCGCCAGCAGGTGCAGGAAGAGCAGGTCGCTGCGGTTGTCGGCGGGCAGCGTGTGCAACTTGAGCTTGTGCGCCGCGACATGGCTGTCGATCAGCGTGAAGTTCAGCTTGCTGTGTTCCGGGCAGGCCTTTTCGATGGACGGAATGGTCAGCGGATGGGCGACGATGAAAGCGGGCAGGCTTTCGTCGCGCCCGATCAGGCGTTGACCGATCAGGTATTGGTGCAGCTTGCCAGCTTCGGCGGCAAAGGCGCTGGCGATGCCGGCGATGCTGCTGTCGGTGAGCGGCGCCATGCGCGAAAAATGGGCGTGGCCGTCAACCAGGTAGGTTTCGCGGATCGAGTGATCCTGCAGGGTGAGCAGCAGGCAGCGGCCGCTGTCCTGGCCGAGCTTTTTGAGCAACTGGCCGCCCAGTTGGGCCACGGTGTAGATGCCGGCCAGCGGCACTGCGGCATCGCTGATCCGGCGCAGCCATGGCTCGAAATGGGCCGGGTTGGTCAGGGCGGAGAGCAGCAGCTTTTCGTTCTTGCGCTGGCTTTTTTCGTAGCCGAGCGAAATAGCCGCGGCGAGTGGCGTGCCGAGAAAATGTTGGCCGATCTTGCGGGTAATCAGCGTTTGCCGGTCGCCGCCCTGCAGGAAGGGGATGGTTTCCAGCGCATGGCCTTCCTCGGCGACATTGGCCAGTAGCGAGAACTGGCTGCTGCTGTGTTCCCTGAGATATTCGGCGAATTGCAGCAGGCCGTCCTCGTCGTTGTCGAAAACGCCCTCGGCGCGCAGGCTGCCCTGCTGCCAGGCGTGGGCCGACAGGCGATGGGTGTTGAGATAGAGGAGGCGGCAGCTCACGTTTTGATCTTGCTGATGACGTCGTAAATGGGGCCGATGACCGACAGCATAATCCAGCCGAGCAGGGCGCCCATGAAAAGCGTCAGCATCGGCTCGATGAGCGCCTGCGCCTTGCCGACCGATTCCTTGACGTCGCGGTTGTAAAAATAGCTGACATTGAGCAGCGCCTTGTCCAGTCCGCCCGTGCTTTCGCCGATGCGCAGCATGCGCACGACGAGCGGCGGAAACATGCCGACATCGTGGAAGGCGCCGGCCACATTCTGACCTTCGCGGATCGACTGCTCGACGCGCTCAAGCGCCTTGCGCACGACGCGGTTGCCGACGACATGCTGCGTCGTGCGGATCGATTCGAGTACCGGAATGCCCGAGGCGTAGAGCATGGCGAAGGTGTTGGCGAAACGGGAGAGGATGATTTTTTTCAGGATCGGACCGATCACCGGCAGGCGCAGCTTGATGCCGTCGAGGCGAAAGCGCGCCAGCGGGTTGCTGCGCAGCACGGCCTGCAAGGCAACGACGGCGATGATCGGCAAGGCGAGAAAAACATACCAGTAGTTGACCAGCAGGTCGGAGATGAAAAACAGCAGCTTGGTATGCGGCGGCAGTACCTGCCCCATGTTCTTCACGAACAGTTTGAGCTGCGGGACCATGTAGATCATCAGGAAGAACGTGGCGGAGAGCACGATGGTTGCCACGAAGGCCGGGTACATCAGCAGCTTTTTCGTGTGCGAGGCCAGTTCGTCTTCCCACTTCAGCGATTCGGACAGGCTGGCCAGCACATCCGGCAACTGGCCGCTCGCCTCGCCGGCACGGATCAGGTTGCAGAACACCTGGCTGAAAATTTCCGGGTGGGCGTTCATCGCCTGCGACAGAGTCTGGCCGCCTTCGATGCTTTCGATCAGCCCGGCCATCACTTCGCGGAAGCGGGGATGGTCGACCGAGTCGCGCAGGTCGGTGAGCCCTTCAAGGATGGGCACGCCAGCCCGGGTCAGGTGTTCGAGGTGGAAGCAAAAATTGATCAGTTCCGGCCGCGGCACGCGCTGCGCGCCAAACAGGGCGCGATGTTTGATCGGCGAACCGGTGATCAGATCAAGATTCATGCGCTTCAGGCGCATTTCGAGGTCGACCAGATTGATCGCATCGAGTCGTCCGTAGGTCATCCGACCTTCCACGCTGACCGCCTTGTAATCGAACAACATGGCGCGTCTACATCCGGTCGGTCAGGTCGACGACGCGGGCCAGTTCTTCAAGCGAAGTCGTGCCGTTGAGCACGCGATGCATGCCGTCGTCGGCCAGCGTGGTGAAGCCCTGGAGCAACGCCCGCGAGCGGATTTCGTGGGTGGTCGCGCGGCGGGCGATCAGCTCGTCGATGCCGGCGTCGATGCGCAGCAGTTCCATGATCGCGATGCGGCCGCGGTAACCCTGGAAATCGCACAATTCGCAACCGGTAGCGCGGAACAGCACCGGCCGCGGCCCTTCGCCAAGGTCGCCAAGGAGGCGGATCTCATGCGGTTCGGCGTGATACGGTGACTTGCAGTGATCGCACAGGCGGCGAATCAGGCGCTGGGCGATGATGCCGATGATGTTGCCGGCCATCACGTCGGGCAAAACGCCGATGTCGAGCAGGCGCGGCACGGCGCCGATGGCCGAATTGGTGTGCAGGGTGGTGTACACCTGGTGGCCGGTCATGGCGGCGCGGAAGGCCATTTCGGCCGTTTCCGCATCGCGCACCTCGCCGACCAGGATGACGTCCGGGTCCTGGCGCATCATGGAGCGGATGCCGTTGGCGAAATCGAGTTTGGCTGTTTCCGAGACCGAGGTCTGGCGCACCATCGCCATCGGGTATTCGACCGGGTCTTCGAGGGTCATGATGTGAATGCCCTCGGAATTGATGTGATTGAGCACCGAATAGAGCGTCGTCGTCTTGCCGCTGCCGGTCGGGCCAGTGACGAGGATGATGCCTTCCGGCCGCGAAATCATGAGTTTGAGCTGGTGCAGGTGCTCCTCGGCCAGACCGAGATTTTCCAGCGGGACAATGCCTTTTTGCCGGTCGAGAATGCGCAGGACAATGTTTTCGCCATGGATGGTCGGCTGGCTGGCAACCCGGAAATCGATGGGGCGGCCAGAAACGGTGAGGCTGATCCGTCCATCCTGCGGCGCCCGCATTTCGGCGATATTCATGCCGGAAAGCACCTTGATGCGCACCGTCATGGCCGGCCAGTAGGACTTATGCAGGGCGCGAATCTGGCGCAGCATGCCGTCGATGCGGTAACGGATGCGCAGGAAATTGGCTTCCGGTTCGAAGTGGATGTCCGACGCCTCGCGCTTGACCGCGTCGGTGAGGATCGAATCGATCAGGCGAACGACCGGCTGGCTGTACTCGTCATCGGTGGCGGACAGGCTCTGCCAGTCGATTTCGCCGGTTTCGATCTCGTGCAGGATGCCGTCTATCGACAGCTCGTGGCCGTAATACTGGTCGATGGCGTGGTCGATTTCCGATTCGCCGCCGAGCAGGGTTTCAATTTCGGTGCCTTCTTCGAGTTGACCGCGCACCCGGTCGAGACCAACGATGTCGTTGATGTCCGAAATGGCCAGCGTCAGGCGGCGGTTCGGGCGGTCGTAGTCGAGCGGCAGCAGGTGGTGGCGTTTGGCCATGTCGCGCGGCACCAGCTTGAGCGCCTGCGGGTCGACGACAGCGTGCGAGAGGTCGATGCTCTGCTTGCCGAGATTTTCAGAGAGCGCCTGGCGCAGCGTGGCCTCGGTGACGAAGCCGAGCGAAACCAGCAGCTTGCCGATCGGCTGGTTCTGCTTCATTTGCTCGAGCAGCGCGATACGCAGCTGATCTTCCGACAGGATGCCTTCGGAAATCAGGATCTGGCCGAGTGGCCGGCGCTGGAGGGCGGAAGTGCTCATGGTGCGGTCAGCGTTGCAGCCCGGGTTGCAACTCGCCCAGACGTTGCTCGACCTTGTCGTGCGCGAAGCCGGCCGGGCGTTTGGCCGACGCTTCCAAGGCCAGCCGGTAATGCTGGGCGGCGAGGCGCGATTGGCGCAGGTGATCGAGGCTGACCGCCAGATTGAACAGGTAGTCAGGGTTGTCGCCATCGGCCGCCACGGCGTTGAAATAGACCTGCTGGGCCTCGGCCCAGCGGGCCTGGCGAGAATACAGATTACCGAGGGCGAAATTGAGCGGCGCCGATTCGGGCTGGCTGGAGAGCAGCGACTTCAAGCGGCTTTCTGCTGTGGTCGGATCGGCGTTGACCGACAGGTTGTTGAGGACGGCCGCCTGGGTTGCCGGATCGCTCGGGTTGGCGACCAGCGCCCGCTGGCGCAAACCATCGGCGTCCGCAGCACGCCCCTGGCGATGGGCGATGGCGGCCAGGGCGAGCAGGGCGTCGGTGTTGTTCGGATCGCGTTGCAGCGCCTGTTCGAACTCCCGGCGCGACAGTTCCGTCTCGCCGCGTTGCAGGCTGGCGTGACCGCGAGCGAGGTTGGCGTCAGGCTCCGGCTGGGTTCGCGTCAGGCGAATCTGGGGGGCGGCCTCGTCTTCGGGCGCCGGCATCGGGGCCGGGCGCGCCTCCCGACGCGGGAAAAGCGGTGGCGCGGCCGGTTCGGGGGGGACTCCCACGGTCGACCGGAAAAAAGGGGCAAAATCAGAAGACGGGGCGGGTTGCACTGCCGGCGCCGCCCGGGGGGGCGAGGGCTGGGCTGGCTGCGTCATCGCCGCCGGTGTGCCGGCGGCCAACGATCCGCGGTTCATTGCATTCATCTGATACCAGACATAGCCGCCGATGGCGATGCCGGCAACGCCGAGCGTGCCCAAGGCCAGCCAGAGCGGCAGCCGTGAAGGCGTCGCGGCGGGCTGCTTGGCGGCAAAGGCATTGCGCACAGCCTCGCGCTGTTCGGCCGGCCTGGCTTGCGGCGTCTCACTGGCTTGGGGAGCGGCCGGGCGGGGCTGGGGAAGCGCTGAACTGGCCAGTTCAGCGTCGACTGCCGCAAGGTGCGAGGCAAGGTCCGGCAGCGGATTGGCAGTGCCTCTGGCCGGTTCCGATCCAATCGGTTCCAGGCTGAGCAGGTCGCTGGCCGTTGGCAACATCCCGTCCTGCGAGTTGCGGGCCGATTCCTGCTTGGCATTTTCCGCCCGTCGCAGGGCATCCATCAGCAGGCTCATGCGCGGCCCTCAGCGGCTCGGGGTGATATTGAAGGGCTGGGCTTCATTCGGCTGAGCAAAGAAATTTTGCCCGGGAAGATGGTCGCGCAAGGCCGAGTAGTCACCGTCCAGGCTGGCGTCCTTGATGACGACGGGGCGGAGGAAAATGACCAGCTCAGTCTTCTGGGCTGCGTTGTTTCGGTTATTGACCAGTTCACCGGCCAGCGGGATTTGTCCGAGTAGCGGTACGCGTTGGTTCTGATAGTCGATCTTGTCTTCCATCAGACCGCCGAGAATGGCGATGTTGCCGCTGGCTACGCGCATCACCGATTCGATTTCGCGGGTTCGGATAACCGGAACCAGATTGCTGATTTCGTTTTTCTTGAGGTCGGGGTTGGGGTCCAGCACCTCACGGGCGACAGATGTAATGGTCGGGCGGACGTTGAGTGTCACGGCATCGCCATCGCTTATTTGCGGTGTTACGCTGACCACGAGTCCAACAGAAACGGACTGGGGTGTTGTTGTGTAAGTGGTTGTTGTGCCGACGTTGGCAGTGGTAGTCGTGTCGGCCTTGACGCTGAAATAAACGTAGTTTTCAACAACTTTCAATAGCGCCGTCTGGTTGTTCATGACCGAGACGCGGGGGCTGGAGAGCACCTTGGTAGTCCCGAAAGTGTCCAGCATCGTAATCAGGGAGTCAGGGTTGCCGCCTCTAGTGTAGGTAAGGTTGGCCGCATTCTTGGTAAGTGCATTGCCAACAAAACTGATCGTGCCGCCACCAGCCAGTTGAGTCCAGTTAATGCCTTGCTGGTAACCATCTTTCAATGTGACTTCAACAATGGTCGCCTCGATCAGCACCTGCCTCCTTGCCGAGTTGCTGACGCGGTCTACAAACTCCTGAATCCGATCATGCTGCCGTTGCGTCGCGCGCACCGTGATGACACCGCTTTCAGCATTCATGATGACCGATGCCGCCTCCCGGAAAGTGCTGCGGCGCTCAATGGAGGTGCCGGTCGCCTGGCTGGCCGAGTTCGGATTGGGGTTTCCCTGCAAGGCGTTGGCAATCGACTGGGCGGCTCGCTGCCCGACTCCCTGAGGCAGGGCGGCGGCGCCGGTCGAGGCTTGGGCAGTGGATTTTTCAATGACGGTTTCGCTCGACCCTTCCGGGAAGACCTTGTCGGTTTCGCGCAGGATGTCCTTGATGTTCTTTTCCAGCGACTCCCAGAATTGATTGCGGGAGGTGTTTTCAATGCGTGTGTTCGAAATGTTGCCACCGCCGCCCGTGGAAGGAGCACTTGTGCTGCCCGAGCTCCCGCCGGCGGTTCCGGTGGCAATCTGGGTGTTGGTCGAGACGGTGCCGGTGACGTTGCGCGCCATGTTCACGTAATCGACCTTGTAGTGTTTCAGGAAGGGCGAGTCGGGCATGACGGCAAGGTTGGGGCCATCCAGCTCAAAACGCATGTCGACCTGTTTTGAAATCCGGGTCAGCAGTTGCGGCAAGGTCTGGTCGATGGCATTCAGTGTGACCGTGCCGGTGATGCCGGGGTGAATGTCGACGTTGACCTTGGCGTCGCGGGCCAGGGCGAAGAGCAGATCACGAACCGGAACGTTATTGACGACGACACTGTAGGTTTCTGCCTTGCGGGTGGTGCGCGGCTTGGGCAGGGCAAGTGTTTGCTGGACCGGGGCGGGAATGTTTGCAGCGGCTGATGGTGCCGTGCTTTCGGTATTGAGATGCCCCTTCAGCGGTTCGCGCGGGGTGGGTGCCGCGCAGGCGGCCAGCAGGAAAGAAACGAGCGTTGTGCTGATGAAACCGATTTTCATCGGGTTTTGCCTTGTCTGAGCTAGATAGTCACGGTCACGGGTTGCGGCGTATCGCTATGATGCTAGCACGTAAATTGTCATGGCAACACGGTTTGGCTCCTGCCTGGCAGGCTAGCGTAACTTGCTGACCTGCCTTGGGAAAGGCTGGGCTGCCTTGATTGATTCCGGCAAGGTCTGCATGGCTGCAACGGCCTCTTCCCGGCTGTCGTAATCACCAAAAATCACGCCGACCCGGTCTCGCCCGGAAAGGCTGGAGCGGTAGGCGCGAATCTGCGATGCGTCGAGTACGGCTGTCGCGCGACTGAGGAAGCCTTCTATCTCTCCTGTCTGCGACGCGTCAGTGGCCAGTAGCTGGATGAAATAATGGTTGTTTTGGGCATCTGCGATCCACTGGTCATACTGACTGAAATGCTGGCGAGTCAGAGGGGCGAAGCGGATTTTGTCCTGCGTGCTTGCGGGGCCTTGGGCGTCGGCGCGCAAGGTTAATGGTTGCAGGCGCTTGCCGGGTTGGGCTGCTTGCTGGGGTTGAACCGCCGAGGGGGGCGAGGCGTTGCCGGGATCGGCCTCCCGGAAGGCCTGGGGAGGCGAGCCTGCGATCAGTGCGGCGAGCAGGGCAACAACGCCGGCTCCGGCCACGCCCCAAAGCAGCGGTTTGGGGTTGAAGGGGGCTTTGGGTTTGAGCGGCGAAAATCGCGCATCCTGGGCTGCAATCTTGATTTCATTGCTGCCTACTTGATGGGTGCCGCTGGAATAGGCGGCAAGCAGTGCCTTGTCGGCAAGAATGTTGATGCGTCGCGACAAGCCTTCCGAGATTTTGGCAATCATCGTCACCGCTTCGGCGGTGAAAGGATTGGGCCCGTGGTACCCGGCGGCGCGCAGGCGAAATTCGATGTAGGCCGCGACGTCGTTCTGTTTGAGTGGCGCCAGGTTGAAATGTTGGGTAATTCGCTCCCGGAGCTGGCGCATGTCAGTGGCGGCGAGGCGCTCTTCCAGTTCAGGCTGGGCGAAGAGCGCGATCTGCAACAATTTGGCAGCCTTGGATTCGAGGTTGGAGAGCAGGCGGATTTCTTCGAGCGATTCGGCGGGCATCGCATGCGCTTCGTCGATCAGCAGGACGACGCGTTTGCCCCCGGCGTAACGTTCGATGAGTGCGTCCTGCAGGGCGCGGGTCAGCGAGTGCGTGGCCTTGCCCTCGACCGGAACGCCAAGTTCGTCGGCTATGGCGCCAAGTATTTCCTGCCGGGAGAGCGACGGGTTGGCGAGGTAAAGTGTTTCGACGTTCTCGGGCAGGCGTTCGAGCAGCATCCGGCAGAGCATGGTCTTGCCGCTGCCGACTTCGCCGGTGACCTTGACGATGCCTTCGTCCTGCGTAATGGCATAGATCAGGGCGTCGAGCGTCGGCCCGCGGTTCGCCCCGGTAAAGAAAAAGTCGGTGTGCGGCGTGATCCGGAACGGTGGCTCGCGCAGGCCGAAGTGTTCGAGGTAAAGGCTCATCGGCGGGTCCAGCTTTCCATGCGGTTGTAGAGTGTCGTGCGATTGATGCCGAGGCGGCGGGCGGCTTCGCTCATGTTGCCGCCACTCAGTTCGATGGCGGCCTCGATGTAGCCGCGCTGCCAGAGTTCAAGCGTCGCGTCGAGGTTGAGACGGGAGGCTTTTTCGAGGTGCTTACTGGCCGCCAGCTTGGCGTCTTT contains:
- a CDS encoding tetratricopeptide repeat protein, whose protein sequence is MSLLMDALRRAENAKQESARNSQDGMLPTASDLLSLEPIGSEPARGTANPLPDLASHLAAVDAELASSALPQPRPAAPQASETPQARPAEQREAVRNAFAAKQPAATPSRLPLWLALGTLGVAGIAIGGYVWYQMNAMNRGSLAAGTPAAMTQPAQPSPPRAAPAVQPAPSSDFAPFFRSTVGVPPEPAAPPLFPRREARPAPMPAPEDEAAPQIRLTRTQPEPDANLARGHASLQRGETELSRREFEQALQRDPNNTDALLALAAIAHRQGRAADADGLRQRALVANPSDPATQAAVLNNLSVNADPTTAESRLKSLLSSQPESAPLNFALGNLYSRQARWAEAQQVYFNAVAADGDNPDYLFNLAVSLDHLRQSRLAAQHYRLALEASAKRPAGFAHDKVEQRLGELQPGLQR
- a CDS encoding type II secretion system F family protein, with product MLFDYKAVSVEGRMTYGRLDAINLVDLEMRLKRMNLDLITGSPIKHRALFGAQRVPRPELINFCFHLEHLTRAGVPILEGLTDLRDSVDHPRFREVMAGLIESIEGGQTLSQAMNAHPEIFSQVFCNLIRAGEASGQLPDVLASLSESLKWEDELASHTKKLLMYPAFVATIVLSATFFLMIYMVPQLKLFVKNMGQVLPPHTKLLFFISDLLVNYWYVFLALPIIAVVALQAVLRSNPLARFRLDGIKLRLPVIGPILKKIILSRFANTFAMLYASGIPVLESIRTTQHVVGNRVVRKALERVEQSIREGQNVAGAFHDVGMFPPLVVRMLRIGESTGGLDKALLNVSYFYNRDVKESVGKAQALIEPMLTLFMGALLGWIMLSVIGPIYDVISKIKT
- a CDS encoding GspE/PulE family protein is translated as MSTSALQRRPLGQILISEGILSEDQLRIALLEQMKQNQPIGKLLVSLGFVTEATLRQALSENLGKQSIDLSHAVVDPQALKLVPRDMAKRHHLLPLDYDRPNRRLTLAISDINDIVGLDRVRGQLEEGTEIETLLGGESEIDHAIDQYYGHELSIDGILHEIETGEIDWQSLSATDDEYSQPVVRLIDSILTDAVKREASDIHFEPEANFLRIRYRIDGMLRQIRALHKSYWPAMTVRIKVLSGMNIAEMRAPQDGRISLTVSGRPIDFRVASQPTIHGENIVLRILDRQKGIVPLENLGLAEEHLHQLKLMISRPEGIILVTGPTGSGKTTTLYSVLNHINSEGIHIMTLEDPVEYPMAMVRQTSVSETAKLDFANGIRSMMRQDPDVILVGEVRDAETAEMAFRAAMTGHQVYTTLHTNSAIGAVPRLLDIGVLPDVMAGNIIGIIAQRLIRRLCDHCKSPYHAEPHEIRLLGDLGEGPRPVLFRATGCELCDFQGYRGRIAIMELLRIDAGIDELIARRATTHEIRSRALLQGFTTLADDGMHRVLNGTTSLEELARVVDLTDRM
- a CDS encoding ExeA family protein, whose product is MSLYLEHFGLREPPFRITPHTDFFFTGANRGPTLDALIYAITQDEGIVKVTGEVGSGKTMLCRMLLERLPENVETLYLANPSLSRQEILGAIADELGVPVEGKATHSLTRALQDALIERYAGGKRVVLLIDEAHAMPAESLEEIRLLSNLESKAAKLLQIALFAQPELEERLAATDMRQLRERITQHFNLAPLKQNDVAAYIEFRLRAAGYHGPNPFTAEAVTMIAKISEGLSRRINILADKALLAAYSSGTHQVGSNEIKIAAQDARFSPLKPKAPFNPKPLLWGVAGAGVVALLAALIAGSPPQAFREADPGNASPPSAVQPQQAAQPGKRLQPLTLRADAQGPASTQDKIRFAPLTRQHFSQYDQWIADAQNNHYFIQLLATDASQTGEIEGFLSRATAVLDASQIRAYRSSLSGRDRVGVIFGDYDSREEAVAAMQTLPESIKAAQPFPRQVSKLR
- the mshL gene encoding pilus (MSHA type) biogenesis protein MshL is translated as MKIGFISTTLVSFLLAACAAPTPREPLKGHLNTESTAPSAAANIPAPVQQTLALPKPRTTRKAETYSVVVNNVPVRDLLFALARDAKVNVDIHPGITGTVTLNAIDQTLPQLLTRISKQVDMRFELDGPNLAVMPDSPFLKHYKVDYVNMARNVTGTVSTNTQIATGTAGGSSGSTSAPSTGGGGNISNTRIENTSRNQFWESLEKNIKDILRETDKVFPEGSSETVIEKSTAQASTGAAALPQGVGQRAAQSIANALQGNPNPNSASQATGTSIERRSTFREAASVIMNAESGVITVRATQRQHDRIQEFVDRVSNSARRQVLIEATIVEVTLKDGYQQGINWTQLAGGGTISFVGNALTKNAANLTYTRGGNPDSLITMLDTFGTTKVLSSPRVSVMNNQTALLKVVENYVYFSVKADTTTTANVGTTTTYTTTPQSVSVGLVVSVTPQISDGDAVTLNVRPTITSVAREVLDPNPDLKKNEISNLVPVIRTREIESVMRVASGNIAILGGLMEDKIDYQNQRVPLLGQIPLAGELVNNRNNAAQKTELVIFLRPVVIKDASLDGDYSALRDHLPGQNFFAQPNEAQPFNITPSR